Proteins encoded together in one Peribacillus asahii window:
- a CDS encoding YpmS family protein, whose amino-acid sequence MTGEKWKKLFIVLLACNILVISFMLILINWPIKGEEISNKSSKEEDIQFQVHTTRDDLNQLINQYLDKEGLTGGFHYEVYLTDEVELYGKMPFFNREVDLKLTFKPIAQENGDLVLKQESISVGEMNLPVSYVMNFINKRYKTPDWVTIQPKEQRIYVSLQEMKLKSDVRVKAKKFDLEHNDISFLLTVPSVQP is encoded by the coding sequence ATGACAGGTGAGAAATGGAAAAAGTTATTTATTGTTTTATTAGCCTGTAATATCCTTGTCATTAGCTTTATGTTGATTTTAATTAATTGGCCCATTAAAGGTGAAGAGATTAGCAATAAGTCAAGTAAGGAAGAGGATATTCAATTTCAAGTACACACAACACGAGATGATTTGAATCAATTAATCAATCAATATTTAGATAAGGAAGGGCTAACTGGAGGATTTCATTATGAAGTATATTTAACCGATGAAGTTGAATTGTATGGAAAGATGCCTTTCTTTAATCGTGAAGTAGATTTGAAATTAACGTTTAAGCCGATTGCTCAAGAAAATGGCGATTTGGTTCTCAAGCAAGAGTCAATTTCTGTTGGTGAGATGAACCTTCCTGTATCCTATGTAATGAACTTTATTAATAAGCGTTATAAAACGCCTGATTGGGTTACCATTCAGCCGAAGGAGCAAAGGATTTATGTCTCGCTACAAGAAATGAAATTGAAAAGCGATGTACGTGTAAAGGCCAAAAAATTTGATTTAGAACACAATGACATTTCATTTTTATTGACAGTGCCTTCTGTTCAGCCATAA
- a CDS encoding SGNH/GDSL hydrolase family protein: protein MKYIITCLLICLFLISGCSQSQTVSTQPLEQYQHLTELSKKQEIPSRFFPDPIQIVSVGDSLTQGVGDSKDNGGYLPYLKKKLEKEPTITAVEMINYGVRGNRTDQLLKRLDKKEIREHIEQADSIVVTIGGNDIMKVFKQNFTNLEMEQFETAKIGYEDRLRKIFDKIRTYNKSAQIYLVGVYNPYTKIFADLYELDMIIADWNNSGEKIVSKYDSAYFISIEDIFQNTTEDLLYTEDYFHPNDRGYELIATRIYNNMEVATLGRETLEAASIRGDEPQ, encoded by the coding sequence ATGAAATATATCATCACCTGTCTTCTTATATGTCTATTCTTAATCAGTGGATGCAGTCAAAGTCAAACGGTCTCAACGCAACCTTTGGAACAGTACCAGCATCTGACGGAATTAAGTAAGAAGCAAGAGATTCCTTCACGGTTTTTCCCTGATCCGATTCAAATTGTGTCGGTAGGTGATTCATTAACACAAGGGGTTGGAGATAGCAAAGATAATGGAGGCTACTTACCCTATCTAAAAAAGAAGTTAGAAAAAGAGCCGACTATTACAGCTGTAGAGATGATCAATTATGGTGTACGAGGTAACCGAACGGATCAATTGTTGAAGCGATTGGATAAAAAAGAGATTCGTGAACATATTGAGCAGGCTGATTCCATTGTCGTAACGATTGGTGGGAATGATATTATGAAGGTATTTAAACAAAATTTCACCAATTTAGAAATGGAGCAGTTTGAAACCGCTAAAATCGGTTATGAAGATCGTTTGAGGAAAATTTTTGATAAAATACGGACGTATAATAAGTCAGCACAAATATATTTAGTTGGAGTGTATAACCCATATACGAAGATATTTGCAGATTTATATGAGCTTGATATGATTATTGCCGATTGGAATAATAGCGGTGAAAAAATTGTATCTAAGTATGATTCGGCTTACTTTATTTCGATAGAAGACATTTTTCAAAATACAACAGAAGATTTGCTCTATACGGAGGATTACTTTCATCCAAACGACCGCGGTTATGAATTAATTGCGACGAGAATATATAACAATATGGAAGTTGCCACATTGGGAAGAGAGACCCTAGAAGCAGCAAGCATTAGAGGGGATGAACCACAATAA
- a CDS encoding SCO family protein has translation MGRQQLFIMLVIVLLTLSACSSNEIPNEQNRDIQDFSFTTQEGKSLEKSDLKGKVWMADFIFTSCETVCFPMTSNMVKLQKMLKDEGIKDVEFVSFSVDPEVDKPDVLKKYADQFGVDYSNWHFLTGYQQDEIIQFAKTGFGTLAVKPKGEDQVIHGTSFYLLNQEGKIVQEYTGLEDIPFEDIIQHIKILQSR, from the coding sequence ATGGGGAGACAGCAACTATTTATTATGCTGGTCATAGTTTTGTTGACGTTATCAGCCTGTAGCTCTAATGAAATACCAAATGAACAGAACCGAGATATTCAGGATTTCAGTTTTACAACTCAAGAAGGAAAGAGTCTGGAGAAAAGTGATTTAAAAGGGAAAGTATGGATGGCTGATTTTATTTTTACATCGTGTGAGACGGTTTGTTTTCCGATGACATCCAATATGGTCAAGCTGCAGAAGATGCTCAAGGATGAGGGTATAAAGGATGTTGAATTCGTTTCTTTTTCCGTTGACCCAGAAGTAGATAAGCCAGATGTGTTAAAAAAGTACGCTGATCAATTCGGTGTAGATTATTCAAATTGGCATTTCTTGACGGGGTATCAACAAGATGAGATTATTCAATTTGCGAAGACAGGCTTTGGGACGTTAGCAGTAAAGCCAAAAGGTGAAGATCAAGTTATTCATGGCACCTCTTTTTATTTACTGAATCAAGAGGGGAAAATTGTTCAAGAGTATACAGGTCTTGAGGACATTCCGTTTGAAGATATTATACAGCATATTAAAATACTACAAAGTCGTTAA
- a CDS encoding DegV family protein produces MKKVKIVTDSTTDMTLEELEKYDITMVPLSISIDGETFLDKVEIGSNEFLARMRKSKELPKSSQPAVGTFAQIYDELGADGSEIISIHMTGGMSGTVRSAESAASMTDAKVTVIDSKFISKALSFQVIEAAKMAKEGKSVAEIIERLETIRSNTRLTISIDTLENLIKGGRIGKMTGLIGSLLNIKPIAVLEDGVLHPVSKARSHSQIVKYVVNQFKQDMEGKQLTGIGIAHANNRELGDKIGKAIMELTGLQTITMDDTTPVISTHAGEGALAIMYYWD; encoded by the coding sequence ATGAAAAAAGTAAAAATAGTAACAGATTCAACAACAGATATGACATTAGAAGAATTAGAGAAGTATGATATTACAATGGTCCCGCTATCTATTTCTATTGATGGAGAAACGTTTTTAGATAAAGTGGAAATAGGATCCAATGAATTTCTAGCCCGGATGAGAAAATCAAAAGAATTACCAAAGAGTTCTCAGCCAGCTGTTGGTACATTTGCTCAAATATATGATGAATTAGGAGCAGATGGGAGTGAAATTATTTCGATCCATATGACTGGTGGTATGAGCGGGACAGTGCGTTCAGCGGAAAGTGCTGCAAGTATGACAGATGCGAAGGTAACGGTTATTGATTCGAAATTTATTTCAAAAGCGTTAAGTTTTCAGGTAATTGAAGCAGCAAAAATGGCTAAAGAGGGTAAATCAGTAGCAGAAATTATCGAACGTTTGGAGACGATTCGCAGTAATACGAGATTAACGATTAGTATTGATACGCTGGAAAACTTAATTAAAGGCGGACGAATTGGCAAGATGACAGGCTTAATTGGTTCTTTGTTAAATATTAAACCGATTGCTGTTTTAGAAGACGGTGTACTTCATCCGGTTTCAAAGGCAAGAAGTCATTCACAAATTGTTAAGTACGTTGTGAATCAATTTAAACAAGATATGGAAGGGAAACAACTAACAGGAATTGGGATTGCCCACGCAAATAATAGGGAGCTTGGCGATAAAATTGGAAAAGCAATTATGGAATTGACTGGGCTTCAGACTATTACGATGGACGACACAACTCCGGTCATTAGTACCCATGCTGGGGAAGGTGCATTAGCCATTATGTATTATTGGGATTGA
- a CDS encoding DUF2535 family protein, with protein sequence MYGFRSAKLISSTFKYTIFYPFIYFVYNEDNRIKKRIDSLLLKSLEFKNYLGQKVMITDISVLLPDDPNYFMVHIRLKVFTEQVFKKNESIVIYSFKQYLATVLKWPVYRKLFAEDLINNA encoded by the coding sequence GTGTACGGATTTAGAAGTGCTAAATTGATTTCTTCTACGTTTAAATACACAATATTTTATCCTTTTATTTATTTTGTGTATAATGAAGACAATCGGATAAAAAAGAGGATTGATAGTTTGTTGCTTAAATCCCTAGAGTTCAAAAATTATCTTGGACAAAAGGTGATGATTACGGATATATCAGTTTTATTACCTGACGATCCTAATTATTTTATGGTACATATCAGGTTAAAGGTTTTCACAGAGCAAGTTTTTAAGAAGAATGAAAGTATAGTAATATATTCCTTCAAACAGTATTTAGCAACCGTTCTTAAGTGGCCGGTTTATCGTAAGCTTTTCGCTGAGGATTTGATTAATAATGCTTAA